One part of the Aspergillus luchuensis IFO 4308 DNA, chromosome 5, nearly complete sequence genome encodes these proteins:
- the FDC1 gene encoding UbiD family decarboxylase (COG:H;~EggNog:ENOG410PKET;~InterPro:IPR032903,IPR002830;~PFAM:PF01977;~go_function: GO:0016831 - carboxy-lyase activity [Evidence IEA]): MSAQPAHLCFRSFVEALKADNDLVEIDTPIDPNLEAAAITRRVCETNDKAPLFNNLIGMKNGLFRILGAPGSLRKSSAGRYGRLARHLALPPTASMREILDKMLSASEMPPIPPTIVPTGPCKENSLNDSEFDLTELPVPLIHKSDGGKYIQTYGMHIVQSPDGTWTNWSIARAMVHDKNHLTGLVIPPQHIWQIHQMWKKDGRSDVPWALAFGVPPAAIMASSMPIPDGVTEAGYVGAMTGSSLELVKCDTNDLYVPATSEIVLEGTLSISETGPEGPFGEMHGYIFPGDAHLGAKYKVNRITYRNNAILPMSSCGRLTDETHTMIGSLAAAEIRKLCQQNDLPITDAFAPFESQVTWVALRVDTEKLRAMKTTSEEFRKRVGDVVFNHKAGYTIHRLVLVGDDIDVYEGKDVLWAFSTRCRPGMDETLFEDVRGFPLIPYMGHGNGPAHRGGKIVSDALMPTEYTTGRNWEAADFNQSYPEDLKQKILDNWTKMGFSN; encoded by the exons ATGTCTGCACAACCCGCTCACCTCTGTTTCCGCTCCTTCGTTGAGGCCCTCAAGGCCGACAATGACCTTGTGGAAATCGATACCCCCATCGACCCCAATCTCGAAGCTGCTGCTATCACCCGTCGAGTATGTGAGACCAACGACAAGGCTcctctcttcaacaacctcaTTGGCATGAAGAATGGCCTCTTCCGTATACTTGGGGCTCCTGGCTCTCTCAGGAAGTCGTCTGCTGGTCGCTACGGCCGCCTTGCTCGTCACCTAGCCCTCCCGCCTACGGCTTCAATGCGTGAGATTCTTGACAAGATGCTCTCCGCCAGCGAAATGCCTCCCATTCCTCCGACCATTGTACCCACCGGGCCATGCAAGGAGAACAGCTTAAATGACTCCGAGTTCGACCTCACCGAACTCCCCGTCCCTCTTATTCACAAATCAGATGGTGGTAAATACATCCAAACCTATGGTATGCACATCGTGCAGTCTCCTGATGGAACCTGGACCAACTGGTCTATTGCCCGCGCGATGGTCCATGACAAGAACCATCTGACCGGCTTGGTTATTCCTCCTCAGCACATCTGGCAGATTCACCAGAtgtggaagaaggatggccGGAGTGATGTTCCCTGGGCTTTGGCTTTTGGTGTCCCACCCGCGGCCATTATGGCCTCCAGCATGCCCATCCCCGATGGTGTCACCGAAGCTGGGTACGTGGGCGCTATGACGGGATCTTCCCTAGAGCTCGTCAAATGTGATACGAACGATCTATACGTCCCCGCTACCTCAGAAATCGTCCTCGAAGGTACTCTGTCTATCAGCGAGACTGGTCCAGAAGGACCTTTTGGTGAGATGCATGGTTACATCTTCCCTGGGGATGCCCATCTTGGCGCCAAATACAAGGTCAACCGGATCACCTATCGCAACAACGCCATCTTGCCGATGTCTTCTTGTGGCCGCTTGACAGATGAAACA CACACCATGATCGGCTCTCTGGCTGCGGCGGAGATCCGTAAGCTCTGCCAGCAGAATGACCTTCCCATCACTGATGCCTTCGCTCCTTTCGAGTCACAAGTCACCTGGGTTGCTCTGCGGGTTGATACTGAGAAGCTACGTGCGATGAAGACGACATCTGAGGAATTCCGCAAGAGAGTGGGAGATGTTGTCTTCAACCACAAGGCCGGATACACTATTCATCGCCTGGTTCTGGTTGGTGACGACATTGATGTCTATGAAGGAAAGGATGTACTTTGGGCATTCTCCACCCGCTGCCGTCCTGGAATGGATGAGACCTTGTTTGAGGACGTTCGTGGATTCCCCTTGATCCCGTACATGGGACACGGAAATGGGCCCGCCCACCGCGGCGGAAAGATTGTGTCCGATGCTCTCATGCCAACTGAATATACCACTGGTCGCAACTGGGAGGCTGCTGACTTCAACCAATCTTATCCGGAGGatctgaagcagaagatcttGGACAACTGGACCAAGATGGGCTTTAGCAACTAA
- the PAD1 gene encoding UbiX family flavin prenyltransferase (COG:E;~EggNog:ENOG410PNRU;~InterPro:IPR036551,IPR003382,IPR004507;~PFAM:PF02441;~TransMembrane:1 (i43-63o);~go_function: GO:0003824 - catalytic activity [Evidence IEA]), whose amino-acid sequence MFNALLSGTTTPTSGRASPPTSEMPIDNDHVAVARPAPRRRRIVVAMTGATGAMLGIKVLIALRRLNVETHLVMSKWAEATIKYETDYHPSNVKALADYVHNINDMAAPVSSGSFRADGMIVVPCSMKTLAAIHSGFCDDLISRTADVMLKERRRLVLVARETPLSEIHLRNMLEVTRAGAVIFPPVPAFYIKAASIEDLIDQSVGRMLDLFDLDTGDFERWNGWEK is encoded by the coding sequence ATGTTCAATGCACTTCTGTCCGGTACTACTACCCCAACCTCCGGTCGtgcatctcctcccaccagcGAAATGCCCATCGATAATGATCACGTGGCCGTTGCCCGTCCAGCGCCCCGTCGCCGCCGCATTGTAGTGGCCATGACGGGTGCTACTGGAGCCATGCTCGGCATCAAAGTCCTAATTGCCCTGCGCCGTCTCAACGTGGAGACGCATCTGGTGATGAGCAAGTGGGCGGAGGCTACGATCAAATACGAGACCGACTACCATCCCTCAAACGTGAAAGCGCTGGCCGACTACGTACACAACATCAATGACATGGCTGCCCCAGTGTCCAGCGGCTCATTCCGCGCAGACGGAATGATTGTGGTACCGTGCAGCATGAAAACATTGGCTGCTATCCACTCGGGCTTTTGCGACGATCTCATCTCAAGGACAGCAGATGTGATGCTCAAGGAGCGCAGGCGATTGGTGCTAGTAGCGCGGGAGACGCCATTAAGCGAGATCCATCTGCGAAACATGTTGGAGGTTACACGAGCTGGGGCAGTCATCTTCCCCCCCGTGCCTGCATTCTACATCAAGGCCGCAAGTATCGAGGACCTCATTGACCAGAGTGTTGGACGAATGTTGGATTTATTTGACCTCGACACGGGGGATTTTGAGCGTTGGAATGGATGGGAGAAATAA
- a CDS encoding Zn(II)2Cys6 transcription factor (COG:K;~EggNog:ENOG410PIEG;~InterPro:IPR036864,IPR007219,IPR004507,IPR001138;~PFAM:PF00172;~go_function: GO:0000981 - DNA-binding transcription factor activity, RNA polymerase II-specific [Evidence IEA];~go_function: GO:0003677 - DNA binding [Evidence IEA];~go_function: GO:0008270 - zinc ion binding [Evidence IEA];~go_process: GO:0006351 - transcription, DNA-templated [Evidence IEA];~go_process: GO:0006355 - regulation of transcription, DNA-templated [Evidence IEA]): MGTPINREEIDRVLRQKRNQREARACYPCRQRKVKCDSTQPCRTCRRRGHPQICVYDQDSSGSKKSRNINQRHSSAAPRGPNQTSVTEQGLDAEPQTLPSTRSLPEVQTETRQYYSARIPSSDGPDNDIVYSGDNSVLSYLRNRTQDTNGSMTREVGSVLGLQNTYGSYPFMDFRTPQDRWRELLRIIPQRTELLKFFHCYKISAHPFNPIILDIERFEQDMCSYLNALAAGELQNTSQICERWATDRSVGMISLLLAALASGAHYSDLDYMQRTELYQDFAKRSFQALRLANFLFRPTMDIIQALLIIGNTLQNNGQSDAAWALLGTTVRLAQTLGLHTEKSVAHLPDHVKYKARKLWYTVVWQDCLLCLCYDRPRVVSMTGWAPDYSILSSNELCFTEAMYFLCQIALNMITTDGPEIPENARQLDILATIDSLNQRTQPHLRDRQECKSLQHNLEHLALRMHMSLAISVLTRPALKRTVMQDASYDILRSRAKLSLIDASRAFLDFQALSAVPLRTWSMVHTVLSSTLLLSIWEETRNDPECRDLQQKVIEVFSAAGSVGTVENTTSENGQWLSERHIRALITLRNAVRTAVEREKGEANVETERAEQPQPFFPVYGMPNGIPDDFGQDFSPASYLDSIMNVPMFDLSKELGFL; encoded by the exons ATGGGCACCCCGATAAATCGTGAAGAGATCGACCGCGTGCTGCGACAGAAACGCAATCAGCGCGAGGCTCGAGCGTGTTATCCTTGCCGCCAGCGCAAGGTGAAATGCGACAGCACTCAGCCCTGTCGAACATGCCGTCGAAGGGGTCATCCCCAAATATGTGTGTATGATCAAGATTCCTCAGGGTCTAAAAAGTCCCGTAATATCAACCAAAGACATTCCTCGGCTGCTCCTCGCGGACCAAATCAGACATCAGTCACTGAACAGGGACTCGATGCCGAGCCACAAACTCTGCCCTCAACACGCAGTTTACCAGAGGTTCAGACGGAGACGAGGCAGTACTATAGTGCTCGTATCCCATCTTCCGATGGTCCCGATAATGACATTGTCTACTCGGGCGACAACTCGGTATTATCTTATTTGCGTAATCGCACGCAAGATACCAATGGCTCCATGACCCGTGAGGTGGGCTCTGTTCTAGGCCTGCAAAATACTTACGGCAGCTATCCGTTTATGGACTTCCGAACGCCTCAGGACCGGTGGAGGGAGCTTCTACGAATCATCCCACAGCGAACGGAACTCTTGAA GTTTTTTCATTGCTATAAAATATCAGCCCACCCTTTCAACCCTATCATACTTGACATTGAGAGATTTGAGCAGGATATGTGTTCATATCTCAATGCTCTTGCAGCAGGAGAGCTGCAGAACACTTCACAGATTTGTGAACGTTGGGCCACTGATCGGTCTGTCGGGATGATTAGCCTGCTACTTGCGGCCTTGGCTTCTGGTGCGCATTATTCTGATCTGGATTACATGCAAAGGACCGAGCTATACCAGGACTTCG ccaaacGATCCTTTCAAGCTCTTCGACTAGCCAACTTTCTCTTCCGTCCGACGATGGACATCATACAAGCACTCTTGATCATAGGGAACACTCTGCAAAACAATGGCCAGTCTGATGCAGCATGGGCTTTGTTGGGGACAACAGTCCGTCTTGCACAGACATTGGGTCTTCACACCGAAAAGAGTGTAGCACACCTACCAGACCATGTCAAATACAAAGCACGAAAGCTATG GTACACTGTTGTTTGGCAAGATTGCCTGCTCTGTTTATGTTACGACCGGCCTCGTGTGGTCTCCATGACTGGGTGGGCTCCAGATTATTCGATTCTCTCCAGCAACGAACTTTGTTTTACTGAAGCCATGTATTTTCTATGCCAAATTGCGTTGAACATGATCACAACAGATGGTCCCGAAATACCGGAAAATGCGCGACAGCTTGACATTTTGGCCACGATTGATAGCCTCAATCAACGCACTCAGCCACATCTGCGTGACCGCCAGGAATGCAAAAGCCTCCAACACAACCTGGAGCACCTGGCTTTGCGAATGCATATGTCTCTAGCCATTTCCGTCTTGACACGTCCAGCGCTGAAGCGCACTGTTATGCAAGACGCGTCCTATGATATTTTGCGCAGCCGCGCTAAACTGAGCCTGATCGACGCTTCTAGGGCCTTTTTGGATTTTCAGGCTCTTAGTGCTGTCCCCCTCCGAACCTGGTCAATGGTGCACACAGTTCTGAGTTCCACTTTACTTCTCAGCATTTGGGAGGAGACCCGAAATGATCCCGAGTGCCGCGATTTACAGCAAAAGGTGATTGAGGTCTTCTCTGCCGCAGGTTCAGTGGGCACAGTGGAGAACACAACATCGGAGAACGGGCAATGGCTATCGGAACGGCATATACGGGCGTTAATCACTCTGCGCAATGCGGTTCGAACGGCAGTTGAACGTGAAAAGGGGGAAGCAAATGTTGAGACAGAACGCGCGGAACAGCCCCAGCCATTTTTTCCTGTCTATGG TATGCCGAACGGGATCCCGGACGACTTCGGTCAAGACTTCTCACCAGCCAGCTATCTTGACTCTATCATGAATG TACCCATGTTTGACTTATCCAAAGAGCTGGGTTTTCTTTGA
- a CDS encoding BTB/POZ domain-containing protein (COG:T;~EggNog:ENOG410PXX8;~InterPro:IPR000210,IPR011333;~PFAM:PF00651;~TransMembrane:1 (i12-29o);~go_function: GO:0005515 - protein binding [Evidence IEA]) → MNYTFSRYYLAFIRFRAQLFLIPFSYIYLPQEANPSISGKFLHKMSSSSEDARPRGPTKVISDLFLSSTWSDLSIVCGDVVFPAHKCVVCPQSGYFSRACNSSFIESSGKIVIEELEPIYLEKTLQFLYKGFYTRLSDMNTSPAVEFGHPSPIPSPIIRSLPYTTLSSVENGGLSKFHVHMYEQGDYFQIHDLKEKAKEHFKECFLRDLDRLFFRSTVNEVYCSTIETDRGLRDIVIETVLNDLPTLIDGTSTYLDKEDLKEMPEFTVDLCQASLVQNAYLMGIISECTQ, encoded by the exons ATGAACTATACATTTTCAAGATACTACCTCGCTTTCATCCGATTCCGTGCTCAACTCTTTCTCATCCCTTTCTCATACATCTATCTACCACAGGAAGCAAATCCGTCAATCAGCGGCAAATTCCTTCACAAAATGTCATCGTCAAGCGAGGATGCAAGGCCACGGGGGCCGACTAAGGTCATCTCAGA CCTCTTCCTAAGCTCCACATGGAGCGACTTATCCATCGTTTGCGGAGATGTTGTCTTCCCAGCTCATAAATGCGTCGTGTGTCCTCAATCTGGTTACTTTTCACGCGCGTGTAATAGCAGCTTCATC GAGTCTTCTGGAAAGATTGTGATAGAGGAACTCGAGCCCATCTATCTCGAGAAGACGCTGCAATTTCTCTATAAGGGGTTTTACACCAGATTGAGCGACATGAACACCTCTCCTGCAGTAGAATTTGGTCATCCCAGTCCCATTCCTAGTCCGATTATTCGAAGCCTCCCATATACTACCTTGTCATCCGTGGAAAATGGCGGGCTTTCAAAATTCCATGTTCATATGTATGAGCAAGGAGATTATTTTCAGATCCACGATCTCAAAGAGAAGGCAAAAGAGCACTTCAAAGAGTGCTTCCTGCGTGACTTGGACAGACTGTTCTTCCGTTCAACTGTAAACGAAGTCTACTGTTCGACGATTGAGACCGATCGCGGGCTTCGAGATATCGTCATTGAGACCGTCCTAAATGATCTGCCAACGCTAATTGATGGGACCTCAACGTATCTCGACAAGGAAGATCTGAAAGAGATGCCTGAGTTTACGGTTGACCTGTGCCAGGCCAGCCTGGTTCAGAATGCGTACCTCATGGGCATTATCTCGGAATGTACACAATAA
- a CDS encoding uncharacterized protein (COG:T;~EggNog:ENOG410PJPI;~InterPro:IPR019826,IPR002018,IPR029058;~MEROPS:MER0033198;~PFAM:PF00135;~SECRETED:SignalP(1-18)) — MAIMKALLWLSLPLAVWATPVKRDAAPTVTIAHPSATIIGKSGDVESFNNIPFAQAPTGSLRLKPPQPLETSLGTVQATGASQSCPQMYFTTDESEFPTSVIGLLADLPLVQSATNALEDCLNIDIRRPAGTTADAKLPVLVWIFGGGFELGSKAMYDGTTMVSSSIDKNMPIVFVAMNYRVGGFGFLPGKEILEDGSANLGLLDQRLALQWVADNIEAFGGDPDKVTIWGESAGAISVFDQMILYDGNITYKDKPLFRGAIMDSGSVVPADPVDGVKGQQVYDAVVDSAGCSSSNDTLACLRELDYTDYLNAANSVPGILGYHSVALSYVPRPDGTALSASPDVLGKAGKYARVPFIVGDQEDEGTLFALFQSNITTIDEVVDYLGTYFFYDASQEQLEELVALYPDTTTYGSPFRTGTANNWYPQFKRLAAILGDLVFTITRRAFLSYAEELSPDLPKWSYLATYDYGTPILGTFHGSDLLQVFYGIKPNYAASSSHTYYLSFVYTLDPNSNRGEYMEWPQWKESRQLMNFGANSASLLTDDFRNGTYEFILQNTAAFHI, encoded by the coding sequence ATGGCCATCATGAAGGCCCTTCTTTggctctcccttcccctcgccGTCTGGGCCACCCCAGTCAAACGGGATGCAGCTCCTACTGTCACTATTGCGCATCCATCGGCCACCATCATTGGCAAGTCTGGAGATGTTGAGAGCTTCAACAATATCCCCTTCGCGCAGGCCCCCACGGGCTCGCTGCGTCTGAAGCCTCCACAGCCTTTGGAAACCTCCCTTGGAACTGTCCAGGCAACCGGTGCCTCGCAGTCTTGTCCGCAGATGTACTTCACCACGGATGAGAGCGAATTCCCGACCTCTGTCATTGGTCTCCTTGCGGATCTCCCGTTGGTACAGTCGGCTACCAATGCCCTTGAGGATTGTCTGAACATTGACATTCGGCGCCCAGCCGGGACCACTGCGGACGCGAAGCTGCCCGTGCTGGTCTGGATCTTTGGCGGAGGCTTTGAACTTGGTTCAAAGGCCATGTATGACGGTACAACGATGGTATCATCGTCGATAGACAAGAACATGCCTATCGTGTTTGTAGCGATGAACTATCGCGTAGGGGGCTTCGGGTTTCTGCCCGGAAAGGAGATTCTGGAGGACGGGTCCGCTAACTTAGGTCTACTTGACCAACGCCTTGCCCTGCAGTGGGTGGCCGACAACATCGAGGCGTTTGGTGGAGACCCAGACAAGGTGACAATCTGGGGTGAATCAGCAGGGGCTATTTCCGTCTTTGATCAGATGATCTTGTACGACGGAAACATCACTTACAAGGACAAGCCCTTGTTCCGGGGAGCCATCATGGACTCCGGTAGTGTTGTTCCCGCAGACCCTGTCGACGGGGTCAAGGGACAGCAAGTATATGATGCGGTTGTGGACTCTGCAGGCTGTTCCTCTTCGAACGACACCCTGGCTTGTCTGCGTGAGTTAGACTACACCGACTATCTCAATGCGGCAAACTCCGTGCCGGGGATCCTAGGTTATCACTCCGTGGCGCTATCATATGTGCCTCGACCAGACGGGACGGCATTGTCGGCGTCACCAGACGTTTTGGGTAAAGCAGGGAAGTATGCGCGGGTCCCATTCATCGTGGGCGAccaagaggatgaggggacCTTGTTCGCCTTGTTTCAGTCCAATATTACGACGATCGACGAGGTAGTCGATTATCTGGGCACTTACTTCTTCTATGACGCTAGCCAGGAGCAGCTTGAAGAATTAGTGGCCCTGTACCCAGACACCACCACATATGGGTCTCCCTTCAGGACGGGCACGGCCAACAACTGGTATCCGCAATTTAAGCGATTGGCCGCCATTCTCGGCGACTTAGTCTTCACCATTACCCGGCGTGCATTCCTGTCATATGCAGAGGAGCTCTCCCCTGACCTCCCGAAATGGTCGTACCTGGCGACCTATGACTATGGCACGCCAATTCTGGGGACCTTCCATGGAAGTGACCTGCTGCAGGTGTTCTATGGGATCAAGCCGAACTATGCAGCGAGTTCCAGCCACACGTATTATCTGAGTTTTGTGTACACGCTGGATCCGAACTCCAATCGGGGGGAGTACATGGAATGGCCCCAGTGGAAGGAATCACGACAGTTGATGAATTTCGGAGCGAACAGCGCCAGTCTCCTTACGGATGATTTCCGCAACGGGACATATGAGTTCATCCTGCAGAATACCGCGGCGTTCCACATCTGA